Proteins encoded in a region of the Tripterygium wilfordii isolate XIE 37 chromosome 21, ASM1340144v1, whole genome shotgun sequence genome:
- the LOC119988464 gene encoding probable membrane-associated kinase regulator 4 encodes MAVNLVTYDHAEDDYIDMEVDSFCNFHGHSISSPPHQRDFEFHMSSLSLEREHTTSPADELFYKGKLLPLHLPPRLQMVEKFLQNPSPAYATRKEDFKEIYSTPLVTTAATPSSTSTPFESCNISPFESCQVSRELKPEEYFSQYTTDVSVFINENAKKSWIKKLKLVKQSSLGSKLKASQAYLKSLFGKSSCSDESCAAATKVADEISASKAKESLKKYVKATKKNPFGHIQRERYQLYSTRDKGKIIENSVGRHRRSFSMAIRRHSTNKSSSSSSSSSSGSSSSSSSNNTNQMHIRPYLKRSTSMNSEIENSIQGAIAHCKQSQQSFHPKQISSEITVHTLSASRIAVCEDHERPDLCRV; translated from the coding sequence ATGGCTGTAAACCTCGTAACGTATGACCATGCTGAAGATGACTACATTGACATGGAAGTCGATTCATTCTGCAACTTCCATGGCCACTCCATAAGCTCTCCTCCACACCAAAGAGATTTTGAGTTCCATATGTCTTCACTGTCTTTGGAGAGAGAGCACACAACTTCACCAGCTGATGAGCTCTTCTACAAAGGGAAGCTTCTTCCGCTTCACCTGCCACCGCGTTTACAAATGGTTGAAAAGTTTCTGCAGAACCCCAGCCCTGCTTATGCTACGAGAAAAGAAGATTTCAAGGAAATCTATAGCACCCCATTAGTCACGACTGCTGCAACTCCATCTTCAACAAGCACCCCATTCGAATCCTGCAATATTTCGCCTTTCGAGTCTTGCCAGGTTAGCAGAGAGCTAAAACCAGAAGAGTATTTCTCCCAGTATACAACTGATGTCAGTGTATTTATAAATGAAAACGCAAAAAAGTCGTGGATAAAAAAGCTTAAGCTGGTCAAGCAGTCCTCACTTGGTTCAAAGCTGAAAGCTTCCCAGGCTTACCTCAAGTCTTTGTTTGGTAAATCTAGTTGTTCAGATGAGTCATGCGCAGCAGCTACAAAAGTAGCAGATGAAATATCAGCTTCAAAAGCCAAAGAGAGTTTGAAAAAGTACGTGAAAGCAACAAAGAAAAACCCATTTGGGCACATCCAAAGAGAGAGATACCAATTATACAGCACCAGAGACAAGGGAAAGATTATTGAAAACTCCGTCGGTCGTCACAGAAGATCATTCTCAATGGCTATCAGACGACATTCAACAAACAAGTCTTCgtcctcttcatcatcatcctcatcaggTTCGTCATCATCGTCAAGCTCAAACAATACAAACCAGATGCACATTAGGCCTTATCTCAAGAGGAGCACAAGTATGAATTCAGAGATTGAGAATTCGATTCAGGGAGCAATTGCACATTGCAAGCAGTCCCAACAGTCTTTCCATCCAAAGCAAATTTCAAGTGAAATCACAGTTCACACTTTGTCAGCTTCCAGGATTGCAGTATGTGAAGACCACGAAAGGCCTGACCTTTGCAGGGtctga
- the LOC119989377 gene encoding ankyrin repeat-containing protein ITN1-like: protein MGSSVGAGERDLESGVVIPNWIQNPLAEPSPTPSPSTPNAPALVLSNSAKRIDQAGKKKYVKQVTGRHNDTEMHLAAQKGDLAAVRQILDNIDLQMKETLSGAELDTEVAEIRASMVDEVNELGETALFTAAEKGHLDVVKELLKYSSKECVSKKNRSCFDPLHIAAVQGHHAIVQVLLDHDPGLSQTFGPSKATPLISAATRGHTTVVNELLSKDGRLLDISRSNGKNALHLAARQGHVDIVKALLDKDPQLARRTDNKGQTALHMAVKGQSCEVVKLLLGADAAIVMLPDKFGNTALHVATRKKRAAIVNELLLLPDTNVNALSRDHKTALDIAEELPLSEESSEIRDCLSRYGAVRANELNQPRDELRKTVTQIKNDVHTQLEQTKRTNKNVRNISKELRKLHREGINNATNSVTVVAVLFATVAFAAIFTVPGGDFDSGMAVVVGRLSFKIFFIFNAIALFTSLAVVVVQITLVRGETKAEKRVVEVINKLMWLASVCTSVAFIASSYIVVGRKHEWAAILVTVVGGVIMGGVLGTMTYYVVKSKRGRSGRKKGKSTRTSGSNSWHQSDFSDTEVNRIYAL, encoded by the exons ATGGGCTCTTCAGTCGGAGCAG GTGAGAGAGACTTAGAGAGCGGAGTGGTGATTCCGAACTGGATTCAAAACCCTCTAGCAGAGCCTTCACCAACACCATCTCCATCAACTCCAAACGCTCCAGCTCTAGTTCTCTCGAATTCCGCCAAGCGAATAGATCAGGCCGGGAAGAAGAAGTATGTGAAGCAGGTAACGGGGCGCCACAATGACACGGAGATGCACTTGGCGGCGCAGAAGGGTGATCTGGCTGCTGTGAGGCAGATTCTCGATAATATTGACTTGCAGATGAAGGAGACTTTGAGTGGAGCTGAATTGGATACTGAAGTTGCCGAGATTCGGGCATCGATGGTCGATGAGGTGAACGAGTTGGGGGAGACTGCTTTGTTTACTGCTGCAGAGAAAGGGCATCTAGATGTGGTCAAGGAGTTGTTGAAATATTCAAGTAAGGAGTGTGTTTCGAAGAAAAACAGGTCGTGTTTTGATCCTTTGCATATAGCGGCAGTGCAAGGGCACCATG CCATTGTCCAAGTGCTACTGGATCATGACCCTGGGCTAAGTCAAACCTTTGGCCCATCAAAGGCAACCCCTCTTATATCTGCAGCTACCAGAGGGCACACAACAGTAGTCAATGAACTGCTGTCAAAGGATGGTAGGTTGTTGGATATTTCGAGATCCAATGGGAAGAATGCATTGCATTTAGCTGCCCGACAGGGGCATGTAGACATTGTCAAAGCATTGTTGGACAAAGATCCACAATTGGCAAGGAGGACCGACAACAAAGGTCAGACTGCGTTGCATATGGCTGTGAAAGGGCAGAGTTGCGAGGTCGTGAAATTGCTTCTCGGGGCAGATGCTGCTATTGTGATGCTTCCAGACAAGTTTGGCAACACAGCATTACATGTAGccacaaggaaaaaaagagcTGCG ATAGTGAACGAGCTGTTATTACTTCCTGATACGAATGTTAATGCGCTGTCTAGAGACCACAAGACAGCTCTTGACATAGCTGAAGAACTTCCCCTCTCTGAAGAATCCTCAGAAATAAGGGACTGTCTTTCGCGTTATGGTGCTGTGAGAGCCAATGAACTGAACCAACCGAGGGATGAGTTAAGGAAAACCGTGACTCAGATTAAGAACGATGTGCATACCCAGCTTGAACAAACCAAAAGAACTAACAAGAATGTTCGCAACATCTCTAAAGAGCTCAGGAAACTCCATAGAGAAGGGATCAATAACGCTACCAACTCAGTGACTGTGGTGGCTGTGCTATTTGCAACGGTCGCCTTTGCAGCTATATTCACTGTACCTGGTGGGGATTTTGATAGTGGAATGGCTGTGGTAGTGGGTCGTCTTTCCTTCAAAATCTTTTTCATCTTCAATGCTATTGCACTCTTTACATCTTTGGCTGTTGTTGTTGTACAAATTACCCTGGTTAGAGGTGAGACTAAAGCAGAAAAACGGGTGGTGGAGGTCATCAACAAATTGATGTGGCTCGCCTCTGTTTGCACTTCAGTGGCTTTTATCGCATCCTCTTACATTGTGGTTGGCAGGAAGCATGAATGGGCTGCCATTTTGGTTACAGTGGTCGGGGGAGTGATAATGGGGGGCGTTCTTGGCACCATGACTTACTATGTGGTGAAGTCCAAGCGGGGTCGATCAGGGAGGAAGAAAGGGAAGAGCACAAGGACGAGTGGGTCCAACTCATGGCATCAATCCGATTTCTCAGATACAGAAGTTAATCGGATTTATGCCCTATAA
- the LOC119988051 gene encoding uncharacterized protein LOC119988051, translating to MWILSVDDTLSQGTRLYDQLKQPESPLCLYKSLCAGFHAYDLVVLECLAEMTDLSSMVVVEFYWLFISLRFSSTESWLKDLISRLQAIKVLFWPTYFGLFSIGKSKTLRFTVLHFFQVPTTSSDRRQWFEFKGKLGEDGDHHEFLYDCLSSSQVEEIFQDIIQISNLQLKITHSCSELQPRLVPFRNDSKAISVIRALSEAKSYASKDQVQYNRPLSYYVLRDYMQVVEREVKENYHFLGFSEPNQFQQLLTDLKLFQEDTMRLCWAGKELLRDKLLSEYSIA from the exons ATGTGGATTTTGTCTGTAGATGACACTTTAAGCCAGGGGACTCGCTTATATGATCAGCTGAAACAGCCTGAAAGTCCTTTATGCCTTTATAAAAGTTTATGTGCTGGATTTCATGCTTACGACCTTGTGGTCTTAGAATGCTTGGCAGAAATGACTGACTTGAGTTCAATGGTGGTAGTTGAATTTTACTGGCTTTTTATTTCATTGAGATTTTCTTCCACAGAATCATGGCTAAAAGATCTTATTT CCCGATTGCAGGCCATCAAGGTCTTATTTTGGCCCACGTATTTCGGCCTATTCAGCATCGGTAAAAGTAAGACTCTTCGTTTCACTgttcttcacttcttccaagttccaacaacTTCGAGTGATCGCAGACAATGGTTCGAATTCAAAGGGAAGCTTGGCGAAGATGGAGATCATCACGAGTTTCTCTACGATTGCCTAAGCTCTTCTCAAGTTGAAGAAATTTTCCAagacatcattcaaatttctaatCTTCAATTGAAGATCACACACAGTTGTAGCGAGCTCCAGCCTCGTCTGGTGCCCTTCCGTAACGATTCCAAAG CTATTTCTGTAATTAGAGCTTTGTCCGAAGCCAAGTCCTATGCATCAAAG GACCAGGTTCAGTACAATAGGCCTTTATCATATTACGTGTTGAGAGACTATATGCAAGTAGTAGAAAGAGAGGTTAAGGAAAATTATCACTTCTTAGGGTTTTCAGAGCCTAATCAGTTTCAGCAGCTCTTAactg ACCTGAAACTCTTTCAAGAAGATACGATGCGGCTTTGTTGGGCTGGGAAAGAGCTCCTGAGGGATAAATTATTGTCAGAATATAGTATTGCCTGA
- the LOC119988638 gene encoding putative pectate lyase 21 isoform X1, producing MAMLPYADVDFSLRALAGRAEGFGRFAIGGLHGLLYHVTNLADDGPGSLREGCRRKEPLWIVFDVSGTIQLSSYLNVSSYKTIDGRGQRVKLTGKGLRLKECEHIIICNLEFEGGRGHDVDGIQIKPNSRHIWIDRCSLRDYDDGLIDITRQSTDITVSRCYFTNHDKTMLIGADPSHVGDRCIRVTIHHCFFDGTRQRQPRVRFGKVHLYNNYTRNWGIYAVCASVESQIYSQCNIYEAGQKKKTFEYYVEKAADKEEKISGLIKSEGDEFLNGAQPCLLTEVGEESVFHPSIYYPTWTMEAPGDSLKDVLQICTGWQSIPRPTELTIIA from the exons ATGGCAATGCTGCCGTACGCTGATGTGGACTTCAGCCTGAGAGCATTGGCCGGTCGCGCGGAGGGCTTTGGCCGTTTCGCCATCGGCGGCCTCCACGGATTGCTCTACCATGTCACTAATCTTGCtg ATGATGGTCCGGGATCACTTCGTGAAGGATGTCGGAGAAAGGAACCCCTATGGATTGTTTTTGACGTTTCTGGCACTATACAACTGTCATCTTACTTGAATGTCTCGTCTTATAAGACTATCGATGGACGTGGCCAAAGGGTTAAGCTCACAGGCAAAGGATTAAGGCTAAAGGAATGTGAACACATAATTATTTGCAATCTGGAGTTTGAAGGGGGTAGAGGACATGATGTTGATGGGATCCAGATAAAGCCAAACTCCAGGCACATATGGATAGACCGATGCAGCCTTCGTGATTATGATGACGGACTCATAGATATCACAAGACAAAGCACAGATATTACAGTATCTAG ATGCTACTTTACAAATCACGACAAGACAATGCTTATTGGAGCAGATCCATCTCATGTTGGTGATAGATGCATTCGGGTTACCATTCACCATTGCTTTTTTGATGGAACACGACAGAGACAGCCACGCGTTAGATTTGGAAAAGTTCACTTGTACAACAATTACACGAGAAATTGGGGAATATATGCTGTTTGTGCAAGTGTCGAATCTCAG ATATACTCTCAGTGCAATATATATGAAGCTGGACAGAAGAAAAAGACTTTTGAATATTATGTGGAGAAG GCAGCGGACAAGGAAGAAAAGATATCAGGGTTGATAAAATCTGAAGGAGATGAGTTCCTTAATGGAGCTCAACCATGCTTGTTAACAGAGGTTGGTGAAGAGTCGGTGTTCCATCCAAGCATATATTATCCAACATGGACCATGGAAGCCCCTGGAGATTCTCTGAAAGATGTTCTGCAAATTTGTACTGGTTGGCAATCCATTCCTCGACCAACAGAGCTGACGATAATTGCATAG
- the LOC119988724 gene encoding exocyst complex component EXO70H1-like has product MLLTDSPKVSTHSPRKEMPQFLSSNSLTSSYSFASPRTPSSPIHYAFSQSMMEENIDNEESIITKWDLNSSSFTKIISIFNHNRKEATEFLTRVKDLRQAMHFLVAQNSSSSKLVLAQTLMHTAMKRLEKEFYQILSANIDQLDPDSVSSRSTDRTSTIEDGDDFGSEEELKLAGEEELKLAGESITKVDRVSALAMSDLKSIADCMISSGYGKECVKIYKLLRKSTVQEGLYQLGVERYRSSHTHKMNWEALEHVSKHWMSTIKIAVKTLFTGERILSDHVFSASNPIRESCFSDITKEGARNLLRFPQLVAKQKKSPERIFLLMELYKVLFDLHPEIESIFSFESMSVIKIQALSSLQTLGESVCSILSDFESTIQKDSSKTRIAGGGIHPLTRKVMTYLSSLADYSGILSEIFTAHPPSRTTQLPESYFDSTAPIMSVHLARLILVLFCKLDCKAELYKEMSLSYLFLTNNHHFIVEQVRSSHLKDLLGDDWVSKHAKKVRQYALSYESMAWTKVFSTLTDTISPAMTPEVAKECFQRFNAAFEEAYRKQTSWIVPDRKLRDELKVSVAKKLVPVYREFYDAHSPMLSGQKNLELLVRFGPEDLGNFLSDLFHGTSSLGSSSSSRNSPRGCMPR; this is encoded by the coding sequence ATGTTACTCACAGACTCTCCAAAGGTTAGCACACACTCACCAAGAAAAGAAATGCCTCAGTTTCTGTCCTCCAACAGTCTTACCTCTTCTTACTCATTTGCAAGCCCTCGAACACCTTCCTCGCCCATCCACTATGCATTTTCTCAATCAATGATGGAAGAAAACATTGACAATGAAGAATCAATTATCACCAAATGGGATCTGAACTCCTCCTCTTTCACAAAAATCATATCTATTTTCAATCATAATAGAAAGGAAGCCACCGAGTTTCTCACAAGGGTCAAAGATTTGCGCCAAGCCATGCATTTTCTGGTTGCTCAGAACTCCAGCTCTAGTAAGCTTGTACTTGCTCAGACGCTCATGCATACTGCTATGAAGAGACTTGAAAAGGAGTTTTATCAGATACTGTCTGCAAACATCGACCAACTCGATCCAGACTCAGTTTCAAGTCGATCCACAGACAGGACAAGCACGATCGAAGATGGTGATGACTTTGGATCTGAAGAAGAGTTGAAATTGGCAGGTGAAGAAGAGTTGAAATTGGCAGGTGAATCGATCACTAAGGTGGACAGAGTCTCGGCCCTTGCCATGTCAGACCTTAAGTCCATAGCTGATTGTATGATCAGTTCTGGTTATGGCAAGGAGTGTGTTAAAATATACAAACTCCTCCGAAAATCAACGGTGCAGGAAGGACTGTATCAACTTGGTGTTGAAAGATACAGATCTTCTCATACTCATAAAATGAATTGGGAAGCACTTGAGCATGTCAGTAAGCACTGGATGAGTACGATAAAGATAGCCGTGAAAACTCTGTTTACTGGAGAAAGAATTCTCTCCGATCATGTGTTTTCAGCATCTAACCCAATCAGAGAATCATGCTTCTCAGACATCACAAAAGAAGGAGCAAGAAATCTACTCAGATTTCCCCAGCTTGTAGCAAAGCAAAAGAAATCACCAGAGAGAATTTTCCTGCTAATGGAACTCTACAAAGTGCTCTTTGATCTTCACCCCGAAATAGAATCAATATTCAGCTTTGAATCAATGTCTGTGATCAAAATACAAGCTCTTTCATCGCTTCAGACACTTGGCGAGTCAGTCTGCAGTATTTTATCAGACTTTGAATCAACCATTCAAAAGGACTCCTCAAAAACTCGCATCGCTGGTGGGGGGATTCACCCACTGACTCGTAAGGTGATGACTTATCTATCTTCACTTGCAGATTACAGTGGGATTCTCTCTGAAATTTTCACAGCTCATCCTCCTTCAAGGACTACACAGTTGCCTGAGTCTTATTTTGACAGCACAGCACCCATAATGTCAGTCCACCTAGCACGACTCATACTAGTCCTTTTCTGCAAGCTTGACTGTAAAGCAGAATTATACAAAGAAATGTCTTTGTCATATCTCTTCCTCACCAACAATCACCACTTTATCGTTGAGCAAGTTCGTTCGTCTCACCTCAAGGACCTCTTGGGGGATGATTGGGTGTCTAAGCATGCTAAGAAGGTTAGACAATATGCCCTGAGCTATGAATCCATGGCTTGGACTAAGGTCTTCTCAACTTTGACCGACACAATTTCCCCAGCAATGACACCAGAGGTAGCTAAAGAGTGCTTTCAGAGATTTAATGCAGCTTTTGAAGAAGCATATAGGAAGCAGACATCATGGATTGTGCCAGACAGGAAGTTGAGAGATGAATTGAAAGTTTCAGTAGCAAAGAAGCTCGTACCCGTATATAGAGAATTCTATGATGCACATTCACCGATGTTGAGCGGGCAGAAAAACTTGGAGCTGCTAGTGAGGTTTGGGCCAGAAGATCTAGGAAATTTCTTGTCAGATTTGTTTCATGGTACTTCTAGTTTGGGTAGCTCATCTTCATCAAGGAATTCACCACGAGGATGCATGCCCcgataa
- the LOC119989171 gene encoding uncharacterized protein LOC119989171 codes for MSWLRSAVSKAVEVGNKNNLTRTVRNYADTVVQHAGQAVAEGAKIFQDRIGARNYKSVKQTVKRLEEAAISCRGPERVLLLRRWLVVLKEIEMLSESSSEHEVKTLQQQLTSDEAKDNPKRPSLVMYYDSDIGGQPMSFRDVFLRSQALEGITLSMILEAPSEEEISLLLEMFGLCLSGGKEVHNAVVSSIQDLAASFSCYKDEVLVKREELLQFAQGAISGLKINADCGRIDAEASELKKKLDAISASHKPVIEGEEKATEGTVSITIEALKEALTQVRVCSRLEGLLLKKQNLSSGDSPEIHAQKVDKLKVLSESLSNSSTKSEKRISEHRFQKEEALKVRVTKADEASEKEKELAAEISKLEKHRDELEAELKKVNISLAAAHARLRDAREERDQFEEANNQIVAHLKTKEDELSKSIVACRAEAEVLSTWINFLEDTWVLQCFYTEMKEKQVNDELKRHEEYFVNLAIDLLSAYKKHLGPYIDRIGKFVENLKNLSGGSEKISSGDSEDSKVLNPRKNLEEEYLAYEAKIITTFSVVDNMKEQFYPQQGATSRNDDPRVKELFDDIEKLRKEFESIERPILEIETPTLKAETPREKPKESPSHPPQEGVSSPKHETPTHPEVPAVKTAQVLDHEAELAKLESEFGKGAQDYSTEEIGDWEFDELEKELGVGDST; via the exons ATGTCGTGGCTGCGATCTGCAGTGAGCAAGGCGGTGGAGGTAGGGAACAAGAACAATCTCACTCGCACCGTCAGGAACTATGCCGACACCGTCGTCCAACACGCCGGCCAAGCGGTCGCTGAAGGCGCTAAAATCTTCCAGGATCGCATT GGGGCTCGGAATTACAAAAGTGTTAAGCAGACTGTCAAAAGATTGGAAGAAGCAGCTATCTCTTGTAGAGGTCCTGAAAGAGTTTTGTTACTGAGAAGATGGTTGGTTGTActcaaagaaattgaaatgttATCTGAAAGTTCATCTGAACATGAAGTTAAGACCCTACAGCAACAACTTACTTCTGATGAAGCAAAGGATAATCCAAAAAGACCATCTTTG GTCATGTATTATGATTCTGATATCGGAGGTCAACCAATGAGTTTTCGAGATGTCTTTCTTCGAAGTCAGGCTTTGGAAGGAATAACGCTGTCAATG ATTCTTGAAGCGCCAAGTGAAGAAGAAATTTCTCTGCTCCTTGAGATGTTTGG GCTCTGTCTTAGTGGAGGAAAAGAAGTTCATAATGCAGTAGTGAGCAGCATACAGGATCTGGCTGCATCATTTTCATGCTACAAAGATGAAGTACTG GTGAAACGGGAGGAGTTGCTTCAATTTGCGCAAGGTGCCATTTCAGGGTTAAAAATCAATGCTGATTGTGGAAg AATAGATGCTGAAGCTTCTGAGTTGAAGAAAAAACTTGATGCAATATCTGCTTCCCACAAGCCTGTAATTGAGGGTGAAGAAAAGGCAACAGAGGGAACTGTCAGTATAACGATAGAG GCTCTAAAGGAGGCACTCACTCAAGTTCGGGTTTGTTCCAGATTAGAAGGACTTCTTCTGAAAAAGCAAAATTTAAGTTCTGGGGATTCTCCGGAAATTCATGCACAAAAG GTTGACAAATTGAAGGTTTTGTCAGAATCCCTCTCTAACTCCTCAACAAAATCCGAGAAACGGATTTCGGAGCACAG ATTTCAAAAAGAGGAGGCACTGAAAGTACGTGTGACCAAGGCTGATGAAGCTAGTGAAAAAGAGAAG GAACTAGCAGCTGAGATTTCCAAACTTGAAAAACATAGAGATGAACTTGAAGCTGAACTGAAAAAG GTTAATATTTCCTTGGCTGCTGCTCATGCACGCCTTCGTGATGCCAGGGAAGAGAGGGACCAGTTTGAAGAGGCTAACAATCAGATTGTTGCACACTTGAAAACTAAG GAAGATGAGCTGTCAAAATCAATTGTTGCATGTAGAGCAGAAGCTGAAGTTCTTAGTACATGGATTAATTTTCTCGAGGATACTTGGGTTCTCCAATGCTTTTATACAGAAATGAAGGAGAAGCAGGTCAA TGATGAGCTAAAGAGACATGAGGAGTATTTTGTGAACTTGGCCATTGATCTCCTCTCTGCTTACAAG AAGCATTTGGGGCCGTATATCGACCGGATTGGGAAATTTGTGGAGAACCTAAAGAACTTGAGTGGGGG GTCAGAGAAGATTTCTAGTGGAGATAGTGAGGATTCTAAAGTATTAAATCCAAGGAAAAATCTTGAGGAGGAATATTTAGCCTATGAAGCCAAG ATTATAACCACCTTCAGTGTTGTCGACAATATGAAAGAGCAGTTCTACCCTCAACAAGGGGCAACGTCAAG GAATGATGATCCAAGGGTCAAAGAGCTATTCGATGATATTGAGAAGTTGAGAAAGGAGTTTGAGTCTATTGAGAGACCAATTCTAGAAATAGAGACTCCAACCCTGAAGGCAGAAACTCCAAGAGAGAAGCCCAAGGAAAGTCCATCCCATCCCCCACAGGAGGGAGTTAGCTCACCGAAACATGAGACACCCACGCACCCTGAGGTGCCTGCAGTGAAGACAGCGCAGGTATTGGACCATGAAGCTGAACTGGCAAAGCTGGAATCCGAGTTTGGGAAGGGAGCCCAAGACTACTCAACTGAGGAGATTGGTGACTGGGAATTTGATGAGCTTGAAAAGGAACTAGGAGTTGGTGATTCAACATAA
- the LOC119988638 gene encoding probable pectate lyase 4 isoform X2, giving the protein MAMLPYADVDFSLRALAGRAEGFGRFAIGGLHGLLYHVTNLADDGPGSLREGCRRKEPLWIVFDVSGTIQLSSYLNVSSYKTIDGRGQRVKLTGKGLRLKECEHIIICNLEFEGGRGHDVDGIQIKPNSRHIWIDRCSLRDYDDGLIDITRQSTDITVSRCYFTNHDKTMLIGADPSHVGDRCIRVTIHHCFFDGTRQRQPRVRFGKVHLYNNYTRNWGIYAVCASVESQAADKEEKISGLIKSEGDEFLNGAQPCLLTEVGEESVFHPSIYYPTWTMEAPGDSLKDVLQICTGWQSIPRPTELTIIA; this is encoded by the exons ATGGCAATGCTGCCGTACGCTGATGTGGACTTCAGCCTGAGAGCATTGGCCGGTCGCGCGGAGGGCTTTGGCCGTTTCGCCATCGGCGGCCTCCACGGATTGCTCTACCATGTCACTAATCTTGCtg ATGATGGTCCGGGATCACTTCGTGAAGGATGTCGGAGAAAGGAACCCCTATGGATTGTTTTTGACGTTTCTGGCACTATACAACTGTCATCTTACTTGAATGTCTCGTCTTATAAGACTATCGATGGACGTGGCCAAAGGGTTAAGCTCACAGGCAAAGGATTAAGGCTAAAGGAATGTGAACACATAATTATTTGCAATCTGGAGTTTGAAGGGGGTAGAGGACATGATGTTGATGGGATCCAGATAAAGCCAAACTCCAGGCACATATGGATAGACCGATGCAGCCTTCGTGATTATGATGACGGACTCATAGATATCACAAGACAAAGCACAGATATTACAGTATCTAG ATGCTACTTTACAAATCACGACAAGACAATGCTTATTGGAGCAGATCCATCTCATGTTGGTGATAGATGCATTCGGGTTACCATTCACCATTGCTTTTTTGATGGAACACGACAGAGACAGCCACGCGTTAGATTTGGAAAAGTTCACTTGTACAACAATTACACGAGAAATTGGGGAATATATGCTGTTTGTGCAAGTGTCGAATCTCAG GCAGCGGACAAGGAAGAAAAGATATCAGGGTTGATAAAATCTGAAGGAGATGAGTTCCTTAATGGAGCTCAACCATGCTTGTTAACAGAGGTTGGTGAAGAGTCGGTGTTCCATCCAAGCATATATTATCCAACATGGACCATGGAAGCCCCTGGAGATTCTCTGAAAGATGTTCTGCAAATTTGTACTGGTTGGCAATCCATTCCTCGACCAACAGAGCTGACGATAATTGCATAG
- the LOC119989920 gene encoding LOW QUALITY PROTEIN: uncharacterized protein LOC119989920 (The sequence of the model RefSeq protein was modified relative to this genomic sequence to represent the inferred CDS: inserted 2 bases in 1 codon; deleted 1 base in 1 codon) has protein sequence MRLAHLGISTHFVFDITTSPITSTDLLIALAGPGGFSTVDAICSMARSRGARVLVLTAQPETGSCVKHVSXVCYVPTQTMADDEGTTGEKKSRPLMSMGSLYEGAMFVLFEVVVYQLV, from the exons ATGCGTCTGGCCCACTTGGGTATCTCAACCCACTTCGTCTTTGACATAACCACGAGCCCGATTACCAGCACCGACCTTCTCATCGCCTTGGCTGGTCCCGGAGGATTCTCCACCGTCGATGCAATATGTTCCATGGCGAGATCCCGTGGCGCTAGAGTTCTGGTGTTAACAGCTCAGCCGGAGACG GGGTCATGCGTGAAGCATGTGAG GGTGTGCTATGTGCCGACGCAGACCATGGCGGATGATGAGGGTACTACTGGGGAGAAGAAATCACGGCCGTTGATGTCGATGGGTAGCCTTTATGAAGGGGCTATGTTTGTGCTGTTTGAGGTGGTGGTGTATCAGCTTGTTTGA